One stretch of Armigeres subalbatus isolate Guangzhou_Male chromosome 2, GZ_Asu_2, whole genome shotgun sequence DNA includes these proteins:
- the LOC134213643 gene encoding uncharacterized protein LOC134213643 isoform X1 — MIILSRSSSFLGKIVPFSGLLARCNDRCGRTLCTVVSVRVLARRDWRGTRSSVDLSKGAVAQHPVISVAEAFALGTHLSTVRTRSLSSATMVDPVALGLTEDDVELIVKRYLQEKRDKYNAKFRVLSYHVNRLSEEPIGYLGDHYFLNVVLREKMVHYSAEEEEYAEEEYLSFFLKILPEQVPKLADYVREMGCFRKEIQLYTHLIPRLQDVTIGTKPFAPRAYLTKDEKLLVFENLKAEGYQMLENNKSLLDFAHLEVALKTVAKLHAASLVLEERTKQSIMKLYSGHLNENVYIDDETYVRKTNLDNAIKALCELIKRIDKYKTSDKLDYILQKFPEVIRRIYDFARPSTEYRNVFNHGDLWNNNLMFKYEEPEKSAPSSEPGSHQDGASGQHEHQPLEQPPPMNVGNGEKRRRKRSDIVRPSNPFNFDNTPFTEVQEPWGCVMIDFQIARYSPPAYDVMSLLNTTTTRAFRAIYLDRLAKLYYEFLRSELEWFQIDVEGVFPGDHYRDSCEEYKLAGLIDSILFRHLTLLPADLVASCKECPVPVSFENLMENSISHLGIEAWDTCANYKFMMTDLLSDLIDTYILEKELPNT; from the exons ACTTATCCAAAGGTGCAGTTGCCCAGCATCCCGTTATCAGTGTCGCAGAAGCTTTCGCGCTCGGAACACATCTCAGCACCGTTAGAACTAGGTCGTTATCATCCGCAACCATGGTGGACCCCGTCGCGCTTGGTCTCACGGAGGACGACGTCGAGTTGATCGTAAAACGCTATCTCCAGGAGAAACGTGATAAGTACAACGCAAAATTTCGTGtgctttcgtaccatgtgaatCGTTTGAGCGAAGAACCGATTGGCTATCTTGGAGATCATTATTTTCTGAATGTAGTGCTGCGCGAAAAAATGGTGCATTATTCGgcggaagaagaagaatacgCGGAGGAAGAATATCTCAGTTTCTTTTTGAAGATCCTACCAGAACAAGTGCCAAAATTGGCGGACTACGTCCGCGAAATGGGCTGTTTTAGAAAAGAAATCCAACTATATACCCACCTTATTCCGAGACTGCAAGACGTTACGATAGGGACAAAGCCGTTCGCCCCAAGGGCCTATCTCACCAAAGACGAAAAGTTGCTCGTCTTCGAAAACCTGAAAGCTGAAGGCTATCAAATGCTAGAGAACAATAAAAGTTTGTTAGATTTTGCGCACTTGGAGGTGGCATTGAAAACTGTGGCCAAGCTGCATGCCGCTTCCCTAGTGCTGGAAGAACGAACCAAACAGTCCATCATGAAGCTCTATTCTGGACATTTGAACGAAAATGTGTACATCGATGATGAAACCTATGTGCGCAAAACGAATCTGGACAATGCAATTAAAGCCCTGTGCGAGCTTATAAAGCGCATCGACAAATACAAAACCTCCGACAAACTGGATTACATTCTGCAGAAGTTTCCAGAGGTGATTAGAAGAATTTACGATTTTGCCCGTCCGTCGACCGAGTACAGAAACGTCTTCAACCATGGGGATTTGTGGAACAACAATCTCATGTTCAAGTACGAGGAACCGGAGAAATCCGCACCGAGCAGTGAGCCAG GTTCGCACCAGGATGGTGCTAGCGGGCAACATGAGCACCAGCCACTAGAGCAACCGCCGCCGATGAATGTCGGAAATGGTGAGAAGCGTCGTCGCAAGCGTTCCGACATCGTTCGCCCTTCGAATCCGTTCAACTTTGACAACACACCCTTTACCGAGGTCCAAGAGCCGTGGGGCTGCGTCATGATCGATTTCCAAATTGCCAGGTACTCCCCGCCGGCGTACGATGTGATGTCCTTGCTGAACACGACCACGACCCGGGCCTTCCGGGCCATCTATCTGGATCGTTTGGCAAAGCTGTACTACGAGTTCCTGCGCTCCGAATTGGAGTGGTTCCAAATTGACGTGGAAGGAGTTTTTCCGGGGGATCACTATCGGGATTCGTGCGAGGAGTACAAGTTGGCTGGTCTTATCGACAGTATTCTTTTCCGGCATCTGACGCTGCTTCCGGCAGATTTGGTTGCAAGTTGCAAGGAGTGTCCCGTTCCAGTGTCGTTCGAAAATTTGATGGAGAATTCTATCTCACATTTGGGCATTGAGGCATGGGACACTTGCGCAAACTATAAATTCATGATGACCGATCTGCTGTCAGACTTGATCGATACTTACATTTTGGAAAAAGAATTACCTAATACTTAA
- the LOC134213643 gene encoding uncharacterized protein LOC134213643 isoform X4, with amino-acid sequence MVDPVALGLTEDDVELIVKRYLQEKRDKYNAKFRVLSYHVNRLSEEPIGYLGDHYFLNVVLREKMVHYSAEEEEYAEEEYLSFFLKILPEQVPKLADYVREMGCFRKEIQLYTHLIPRLQDVTIGTKPFAPRAYLTKDEKLLVFENLKAEGYQMLENNKSLLDFAHLEVALKTVAKLHAASLVLEERTKQSIMKLYSGHLNENVYIDDETYVRKTNLDNAIKALCELIKRIDKYKTSDKLDYILQKFPEVIRRIYDFARPSTEYRNVFNHGDLWNNNLMFKYEEPEKSAPSSEPGSHQDGASGQHEHQPLEQPPPMNVGNGEKRRRKRSDIVRPSNPFNFDNTPFTEVQEPWGCVMIDFQIARYSPPAYDVMSLLNTTTTRAFRAIYLDRLAKLYYEFLRSELEWFQIDVEGVFPGDHYRDSCEEYKLAGLIDSILFRHLTLLPADLVASCKECPVPVSFENLMENSISHLGIEAWDTCANYKFMMTDLLSDLIDTYILEKELPNT; translated from the exons ATGGTGGACCCCGTCGCGCTTGGTCTCACGGAGGACGACGTCGAGTTGATCGTAAAACGCTATCTCCAGGAGAAACGTGATAAGTACAACGCAAAATTTCGTGtgctttcgtaccatgtgaatCGTTTGAGCGAAGAACCGATTGGCTATCTTGGAGATCATTATTTTCTGAATGTAGTGCTGCGCGAAAAAATGGTGCATTATTCGgcggaagaagaagaatacgCGGAGGAAGAATATCTCAGTTTCTTTTTGAAGATCCTACCAGAACAAGTGCCAAAATTGGCGGACTACGTCCGCGAAATGGGCTGTTTTAGAAAAGAAATCCAACTATATACCCACCTTATTCCGAGACTGCAAGACGTTACGATAGGGACAAAGCCGTTCGCCCCAAGGGCCTATCTCACCAAAGACGAAAAGTTGCTCGTCTTCGAAAACCTGAAAGCTGAAGGCTATCAAATGCTAGAGAACAATAAAAGTTTGTTAGATTTTGCGCACTTGGAGGTGGCATTGAAAACTGTGGCCAAGCTGCATGCCGCTTCCCTAGTGCTGGAAGAACGAACCAAACAGTCCATCATGAAGCTCTATTCTGGACATTTGAACGAAAATGTGTACATCGATGATGAAACCTATGTGCGCAAAACGAATCTGGACAATGCAATTAAAGCCCTGTGCGAGCTTATAAAGCGCATCGACAAATACAAAACCTCCGACAAACTGGATTACATTCTGCAGAAGTTTCCAGAGGTGATTAGAAGAATTTACGATTTTGCCCGTCCGTCGACCGAGTACAGAAACGTCTTCAACCATGGGGATTTGTGGAACAACAATCTCATGTTCAAGTACGAGGAACCGGAGAAATCCGCACCGAGCAGTGAGCCAG GTTCGCACCAGGATGGTGCTAGCGGGCAACATGAGCACCAGCCACTAGAGCAACCGCCGCCGATGAATGTCGGAAATGGTGAGAAGCGTCGTCGCAAGCGTTCCGACATCGTTCGCCCTTCGAATCCGTTCAACTTTGACAACACACCCTTTACCGAGGTCCAAGAGCCGTGGGGCTGCGTCATGATCGATTTCCAAATTGCCAGGTACTCCCCGCCGGCGTACGATGTGATGTCCTTGCTGAACACGACCACGACCCGGGCCTTCCGGGCCATCTATCTGGATCGTTTGGCAAAGCTGTACTACGAGTTCCTGCGCTCCGAATTGGAGTGGTTCCAAATTGACGTGGAAGGAGTTTTTCCGGGGGATCACTATCGGGATTCGTGCGAGGAGTACAAGTTGGCTGGTCTTATCGACAGTATTCTTTTCCGGCATCTGACGCTGCTTCCGGCAGATTTGGTTGCAAGTTGCAAGGAGTGTCCCGTTCCAGTGTCGTTCGAAAATTTGATGGAGAATTCTATCTCACATTTGGGCATTGAGGCATGGGACACTTGCGCAAACTATAAATTCATGATGACCGATCTGCTGTCAGACTTGATCGATACTTACATTTTGGAAAAAGAATTACCTAATACTTAA
- the LOC134213643 gene encoding uncharacterized protein LOC134213643 isoform X3: protein MIILSRSSSFLGKIVPFSGLLARCNDRCGRTLCTVVSVRVLARRDWRGTRSSVDLSKGAVAQHPVISVAEAFALGTHLSTVRTRSLSSATMVDPVALGLTEDDVELIVKRYLQEKRDKYNAKFRVLSYHVNRLSEEPIGYLGDHYFLNVVLREKMVHYSAEEEEYAEEEYLSFFLKILPEQVPKLADYVREMGCFRKEIQLYTHLIPRLQDVTIGTKPFAPRAYLTKDEKLLVFENLKAEGYQMLENNKSLLDFAHLEVALKTVAKLHAASLVLEERTKQSIMKLYSGHLNENVYIDDETYVRKTNLDNAIKALCELIKRIDKYKTSDKLDYILQKFPEVIRRIYDFARPSTEYRNVFNHGDLWNNNLMFKYEEPEKSAPSSEPVPVTAVLVDYQFSRLAPPAYDVMSLIMISTLSAFRNKHLQAWKNIYYDELSSLLAQQLSDSIDNFDSAEDLLPRAEFEESCREYHLAGLIESCMYFHWPPTPDCYEIANGADWFDESRKPDVFVRASLNGFERYEDYRHRISDMITQIVDGYVLGED from the exons ACTTATCCAAAGGTGCAGTTGCCCAGCATCCCGTTATCAGTGTCGCAGAAGCTTTCGCGCTCGGAACACATCTCAGCACCGTTAGAACTAGGTCGTTATCATCCGCAACCATGGTGGACCCCGTCGCGCTTGGTCTCACGGAGGACGACGTCGAGTTGATCGTAAAACGCTATCTCCAGGAGAAACGTGATAAGTACAACGCAAAATTTCGTGtgctttcgtaccatgtgaatCGTTTGAGCGAAGAACCGATTGGCTATCTTGGAGATCATTATTTTCTGAATGTAGTGCTGCGCGAAAAAATGGTGCATTATTCGgcggaagaagaagaatacgCGGAGGAAGAATATCTCAGTTTCTTTTTGAAGATCCTACCAGAACAAGTGCCAAAATTGGCGGACTACGTCCGCGAAATGGGCTGTTTTAGAAAAGAAATCCAACTATATACCCACCTTATTCCGAGACTGCAAGACGTTACGATAGGGACAAAGCCGTTCGCCCCAAGGGCCTATCTCACCAAAGACGAAAAGTTGCTCGTCTTCGAAAACCTGAAAGCTGAAGGCTATCAAATGCTAGAGAACAATAAAAGTTTGTTAGATTTTGCGCACTTGGAGGTGGCATTGAAAACTGTGGCCAAGCTGCATGCCGCTTCCCTAGTGCTGGAAGAACGAACCAAACAGTCCATCATGAAGCTCTATTCTGGACATTTGAACGAAAATGTGTACATCGATGATGAAACCTATGTGCGCAAAACGAATCTGGACAATGCAATTAAAGCCCTGTGCGAGCTTATAAAGCGCATCGACAAATACAAAACCTCCGACAAACTGGATTACATTCTGCAGAAGTTTCCAGAGGTGATTAGAAGAATTTACGATTTTGCCCGTCCGTCGACCGAGTACAGAAACGTCTTCAACCATGGGGATTTGTGGAACAACAATCTCATGTTCAAGTACGAGGAACCGGAGAAATCCGCACCGAGCAGTGAGCCAG TGCCTGTGACCGCTGTGCTCGTCGACTATCAGTTTTCCCGTCTTGCACCGCCCGCTTACGATGTGATGTCCCTTATCATGATATCGACGCTTAGTGCGTTCCGCAACAAGCACCTCCAGGCGTGGAAAAACATTTACTACGACGAGCTGAGCTCGCTGCTAGCCCAACAGCTGTCCGATTCGATCGATAACTTCGACAGTGCGGAGGACCTGCTGCCGAGGGCAGAATTTGAGGAGTCGTGCCGCGAGTACCATTTGGCGGGGCTAATCGAAAGCTGCATGTACTTTCATTGGCCTCCGACGCCCGATTGCTACGAGATCGCAAACGGGGCCGACTGGTTCGACGAATCACGCAAGCCGGACGTTTTCGTTAGGGCTAGTTTGAATGGGTTCGAGCGGTACGAGGATTACCGACATCGAATAAGTGATATGATAACGCAAATTGTTGATGGGTACGTGTTGGGTGAGGATTAG